The Parabacteroides sp. AD58 genome includes a window with the following:
- the mreD gene encoding rod shape-determining protein MreD has product MINNILRSIIYFVVFVLLQVLFLNNIHYLRIATPFLYLYCIIKMPIGVSRTGVLIFSFATGLIIDMFSNTPGMHAGACALVGLLREPIIHFLQGEDIADGLYPSYKSFGYAGFIRYVALFVLIHHVTLFLIEALTLFDPVFLLVRVGASVIMTILSICAVELFNFESQKVGE; this is encoded by the coding sequence ATGATCAATAATATATTGCGTAGCATCATCTATTTTGTCGTGTTTGTTTTATTGCAGGTACTGTTTCTGAATAATATTCATTATCTGCGTATTGCTACACCTTTTTTGTATTTGTATTGTATTATCAAGATGCCGATAGGTGTTTCGCGCACGGGTGTATTGATCTTTTCATTCGCTACCGGATTGATTATTGATATGTTTTCCAATACGCCGGGAATGCATGCAGGAGCGTGTGCTTTAGTTGGGCTTTTAAGAGAACCGATTATTCATTTCCTGCAAGGAGAAGATATAGCTGACGGATTATATCCTTCTTATAAGTCTTTTGGTTATGCGGGCTTCATTCGATATGTAGCTTTGTTTGTGCTGATTCATCATGTCACGTTGTTCCTGATAGAAGCTTTAACTTTATTTGATCCTGTCTTTTTGCTGGTGCGTGTTGGTGCCAGTGTCATTATGACGATTTTGTCGATCTGCGCGGTTGAGCTGTTCAATTTTGAATCACAGAAAGTTGGAGAATAA
- the mrdA gene encoding penicillin-binding protein 2: MENKLKYKYENRRYVIGGAVIALVAIFIVRLFYLQIIDSDYKAWADSNAFLKKTIYPSRGILYDRNDKLLVYNQPSYDVMMIMREVQPFDTLDFCQILGITIEQYRKRITDMKNRRLNPGYSSYTPQLFMSQLSAEECGILQEKLYKFPGFYVQNRTIREYAYPNAALLLGNVGEVNAKDIEKDPYYVPGDNSGRTGIEGSYEQVLRGEKGVEILLRDAHGRIKGHYEDGKYDSPAVSGKNLKLSIDIDLQAYGEKLMKNKLGGIVMIEPETGEVLCMVSSPTYDPSLLVGRIRGKNYKKLQEDPLKPLFNRPLMAQYPPGSTFKPTQGLIFLQEGVITPETRFTCAHGYTYRGGKPACHGHPSPLPLVGALATSCNSFFPWGLHYLLDDRSRYPSVQQAFDVWKDYMVSMGYGYKLGIDLPGEKRGYIPNSKVYDKIYRKRWNSSTIISIAIGQGEILATPLQICNLAATVANRGYFITPHVVKEIQDTVLDTLYTKRRYTKVDPKYYSYIAEGMRGAVMGTAYGATCRGANLPDIEVCGKTGTAENPHGKDHSIFMGFAPYQQPKVAIAVFVENAGFGATYAVPIGRLMIEKYLRGHILPESQTIEDYIVNAVVLPNGL, translated from the coding sequence TTGGAGAATAAATTAAAATATAAATATGAAAACAGACGCTATGTGATTGGTGGCGCTGTGATTGCTTTGGTCGCTATTTTCATTGTCCGATTATTTTATCTGCAGATTATCGACAGTGATTATAAAGCGTGGGCCGACAGTAATGCCTTTCTGAAAAAGACAATCTATCCTTCTCGGGGCATTCTATACGACAGAAATGACAAACTGTTGGTTTATAACCAGCCTTCCTATGATGTTATGATGATTATGCGTGAAGTCCAGCCTTTTGATACTTTGGACTTTTGCCAGATATTAGGTATTACGATTGAGCAATACCGGAAGCGGATTACGGATATGAAAAACCGTCGGTTGAATCCGGGCTATTCTTCTTATACTCCTCAGTTATTTATGAGTCAGTTGTCGGCTGAAGAATGTGGCATTTTGCAGGAAAAATTATATAAGTTTCCCGGGTTTTATGTGCAGAACAGGACAATTCGGGAATATGCTTATCCGAATGCGGCCTTGCTTTTGGGAAATGTCGGTGAAGTGAACGCGAAAGATATAGAAAAAGATCCCTATTATGTCCCGGGAGATAATTCGGGCAGAACCGGTATTGAAGGTTCGTATGAGCAAGTCCTTCGTGGAGAAAAAGGAGTTGAGATTCTTTTACGGGACGCTCATGGGCGTATTAAAGGCCATTATGAGGATGGAAAATATGATTCACCGGCTGTTTCGGGAAAAAATCTGAAGCTGTCTATTGACATCGACTTGCAGGCTTATGGAGAAAAGCTGATGAAGAATAAGTTAGGCGGTATTGTGATGATCGAACCGGAAACCGGTGAAGTGCTGTGTATGGTTTCATCTCCAACCTATGATCCGAGTTTGCTGGTGGGGCGTATTCGGGGAAAGAACTATAAGAAACTGCAGGAAGATCCGTTGAAACCTTTATTTAATCGTCCGTTGATGGCGCAATATCCGCCGGGCTCTACTTTCAAGCCAACGCAGGGATTGATTTTCCTGCAAGAAGGAGTGATAACTCCCGAGACACGCTTTACTTGTGCTCACGGGTATACGTATCGTGGCGGAAAACCGGCCTGCCATGGTCATCCTTCTCCTCTTCCTTTAGTCGGTGCCCTGGCTACTTCGTGTAACTCTTTCTTCCCATGGGGCTTGCATTATCTGCTGGATGACCGCTCCCGCTATCCGAGTGTTCAGCAGGCGTTTGATGTATGGAAAGATTATATGGTATCGATGGGCTACGGATATAAACTCGGTATTGATTTGCCGGGAGAGAAACGTGGTTACATTCCCAACAGCAAGGTGTATGATAAGATTTACAGGAAAAGATGGAACTCGAGTACGATTATATCCATTGCGATAGGTCAGGGAGAAATTCTGGCAACTCCGTTACAGATCTGTAACCTGGCGGCTACAGTTGCCAACCGCGGTTATTTTATCACACCGCATGTGGTGAAAGAAATCCAGGATACGGTTTTGGACACGTTGTATACAAAGCGGCGCTACACGAAAGTTGATCCGAAATATTATTCCTATATTGCGGAAGGAATGCGAGGCGCCGTGATGGGTACAGCTTATGGTGCGACGTGTCGGGGCGCTAATCTGCCGGATATCGAAGTCTGTGGGAAAACCGGTACGGCTGAAAACCCGCATGGAAAAGACCATTCTATCTTTATGGGATTCGCTCCGTATCAGCAGCCGAAAGTTGCGATTGCCGTGTTTGTAGAAAATGCCGGATTTGGTGCAACCTATGCTGTGCCAATTGGACGGTTGATGATAGAAAAGTATCTGCGGGGACATATTCTTCCGGAGAGCCAGACTATCGAAGATTATATTGTTAATGCTGTTGTTTTGCCGAATGGGTTATAG
- a CDS encoding gliding motility lipoprotein GldH, producing the protein MAIIICTLSFSCDYEALYYQYQVIDNSAWGKDKVYYFTFMVTDNSIPYDVTLDIRNSNKYPYQNLWLFCNEEPPVGPLQKDTIECMLADEFGKWYGSGISLYESSFPIRQNYLFANPGQYTFSFRQGMRDSLIIGIQEIGLRVVPANVPSGSHPSE; encoded by the coding sequence TTGGCTATAATTATCTGTACCTTGTCTTTTTCCTGCGATTACGAGGCTTTATACTACCAGTATCAAGTCATTGATAATTCGGCCTGGGGAAAAGACAAGGTCTATTATTTTACCTTTATGGTGACAGATAATTCGATTCCTTATGACGTCACGCTCGACATTCGGAACAGCAATAAATATCCCTATCAGAACTTATGGCTTTTCTGTAACGAAGAACCACCCGTTGGTCCTCTGCAGAAAGACACCATCGAATGCATGTTGGCCGATGAGTTCGGGAAATGGTACGGAAGTGGCATCTCGCTGTATGAATCCAGCTTCCCAATCCGGCAGAATTATCTGTTTGCCAATCCCGGACAATATACATTCAGTTTCCGTCAGGGTATGCGCGACAGCCTGATAATAGGTATTCAGGAAATAGGTTTGCGCGTCGTCCCGGCTAATGTTCCTTCCGGGTCGCATCCAAGCGAATAA
- a CDS encoding rod shape-determining protein, giving the protein MGLFSFTQEVAMDLGTANTIVICNGKMVVDEPSMVALDRRTDKVLAIGKAAREMDGKVHDNIRTIRPLREGVIADFYAAEQMMRGLIKMASNKSRWFTPSLRMVIGIPSGSTEVEIRAVRDSAEHAGGRDVYMIFEPMAAALGIGIDVQAPEGNMIVDIGGGTTEIAVISLGGIVSNKSIRIAGDDLTADIVDYMRRQHNVKVGERTAEQIKIHVGSALTTLQDPPEDYVVHGPNQMTALPMEVPVSYQEIAHCLDRTISKMEAAILSALEQTPPELYADIVHNGIYLTGGGALMRGLDKRLADKMNIAFHVAEDPLHAVARGTGVALKNIDKFNFLIR; this is encoded by the coding sequence ATGGGTTTGTTTTCGTTTACTCAAGAAGTAGCAATGGATTTGGGAACTGCCAATACCATCGTAATCTGTAATGGTAAAATGGTAGTGGATGAACCTTCCATGGTGGCTTTAGACCGTAGAACGGATAAAGTATTGGCTATTGGAAAGGCTGCCCGAGAGATGGATGGAAAAGTACATGATAATATCCGAACCATTCGTCCATTGCGAGAAGGAGTTATCGCCGACTTTTATGCAGCAGAGCAGATGATGCGTGGTCTGATTAAAATGGCAAGTAATAAAAGTCGTTGGTTTACGCCTTCATTGCGTATGGTAATTGGTATTCCTTCAGGTAGTACGGAAGTAGAGATTCGTGCAGTACGAGATTCTGCTGAGCATGCCGGAGGAAGAGATGTATATATGATATTTGAACCTATGGCGGCTGCTTTAGGAATTGGTATTGATGTACAGGCTCCAGAAGGAAATATGATAGTTGATATAGGCGGTGGAACCACAGAAATTGCAGTGATTTCTTTGGGTGGTATCGTTTCTAATAAGTCGATCCGTATTGCGGGTGATGATTTGACTGCTGATATCGTTGATTATATGCGTCGTCAGCATAATGTAAAAGTAGGAGAAAGAACAGCTGAGCAGATCAAGATTCATGTGGGTTCGGCCTTGACTACTTTACAAGATCCGCCAGAGGATTATGTTGTACATGGACCTAATCAGATGACGGCCTTACCAATGGAAGTCCCGGTTTCTTATCAGGAGATTGCACATTGTTTAGATCGTACTATCTCCAAAATGGAAGCTGCTATTCTAAGTGCCTTGGAGCAGACTCCTCCGGAATTGTATGCCGATATTGTACATAACGGCATCTATTTGACGGGTGGTGGTGCTTTGATGCGAGGTTTGGATAAGCGGTTGGCTGATAAGATGAATATCGCTTTTCATGTAGCTGAAGATCCACTTCATGCAGTAGCTCGTGGAACAGGAGTTGCCTTGAAGAATATAGATAAGTTTAATTTCCTTATACGATAA
- the ricT gene encoding regulatory iron-sulfur-containing complex subunit RicT: protein MDFKLDKGSNCMRAKGCSKIQNNKLNTYDWLCGVPDAENATDFVEVQFKNTRKGYYLNQAHIPLEKGDMVAVEAAPGHDIGMVTLTGKLVLLQMRKNNVRTDQEPKKIYRKARPADLEKYEEAKAKEHDTMIRSRQIAASLGLDMKIGDVEYQGDGNKAIFYYIADERVDFRQLIKVLAEAFRVRIEMKQIGARQEAGRIGGIGPCGRELCCSSWMTNFVSVATGAARYQDISMNPQKLAGQCAKLKCCINYEVDAYVEAQKRLPSREIPLETKDNTYYHFKTDIFKREITYSTDKSIAANLITIPAQRVFDIINMNKKGIKPETLEADIKQQNKRDSQDILGQDSVTRFDNVQKKKKKKRGNGNAANNNEAAAEKTQPANNQPKQAQPAKNPNPANEKKADKPQDAKKPNAAPGNNSNNGNNGNTAQKPPKNNNNRPKQKPKAAAPDKQQPNGDRQPNGEKQQPQAKQQPANNKPANRPQQPNNNKPKDAKKDN from the coding sequence ATGGATTTCAAACTAGATAAAGGAAGTAACTGTATGCGTGCCAAAGGCTGCAGCAAAATCCAGAACAACAAGCTGAATACATACGACTGGCTGTGCGGCGTTCCGGATGCGGAGAATGCAACCGACTTTGTAGAAGTACAGTTCAAAAATACAAGAAAAGGATATTATCTGAACCAGGCACATATCCCCTTGGAAAAAGGTGATATGGTTGCTGTCGAAGCGGCGCCGGGGCATGACATCGGCATGGTGACCCTGACAGGAAAGCTGGTTCTGCTTCAGATGAGAAAGAATAACGTCCGGACAGACCAGGAACCGAAAAAGATTTACCGGAAAGCCCGTCCGGCTGATCTCGAGAAATACGAAGAGGCAAAGGCGAAGGAACATGATACCATGATCCGTTCGCGTCAGATCGCTGCCAGCTTGGGACTGGATATGAAAATCGGTGATGTCGAATATCAAGGCGACGGCAACAAGGCAATCTTCTATTACATTGCCGACGAACGTGTAGACTTCCGTCAGCTGATTAAAGTCCTGGCTGAAGCATTCCGGGTACGTATTGAAATGAAACAGATCGGCGCCCGTCAGGAAGCCGGACGTATCGGAGGTATCGGTCCGTGCGGACGCGAGCTTTGCTGTTCGAGCTGGATGACCAACTTCGTATCTGTAGCAACCGGTGCGGCCCGTTATCAGGACATTTCCATGAATCCGCAGAAGCTGGCCGGCCAGTGCGCTAAATTGAAATGTTGCATCAACTACGAAGTGGATGCCTATGTGGAAGCACAAAAGCGCTTACCTTCCAGAGAGATTCCGCTGGAAACGAAAGACAATACCTATTATCATTTCAAGACAGACATCTTCAAGCGGGAAATTACTTATTCTACAGATAAGTCGATTGCCGCCAATCTGATAACCATCCCGGCACAACGTGTTTTTGATATCATCAACATGAACAAGAAAGGAATCAAACCTGAAACCTTGGAGGCTGATATCAAACAGCAGAATAAACGGGATTCGCAAGATATCTTAGGGCAAGACAGTGTTACCCGCTTTGACAACGTACAGAAGAAAAAGAAGAAAAAACGGGGCAACGGCAATGCGGCCAACAACAACGAAGCGGCAGCCGAAAAGACACAACCGGCCAATAATCAGCCTAAGCAGGCACAGCCGGCCAAGAACCCGAATCCGGCGAACGAGAAGAAAGCCGACAAGCCGCAAGATGCTAAGAAGCCGAATGCCGCTCCGGGCAACAACAGCAACAACGGGAACAATGGCAATACGGCTCAAAAGCCACCGAAGAATAACAACAACCGGCCGAAACAAAAGCCGAAAGCAGCAGCTCCCGATAAGCAACAGCCGAATGGAGACAGGCAGCCCAACGGAGAGAAACAACAGCCGCAGGCAAAGCAGCAACCGGCCAACAACAAACCGGCTAATCGTCCGCAGCAACCCAATAACAACAAACCGAAGGATGCTAAAAAAGACAATTAA
- a CDS encoding L-ribulose-5-phosphate 4-epimerase → MLEALKEKVFQANLDLVKHGLVIFTWGNVSAIDRESNLVVIKPSGVSYETMKAEDMVVVDLEGKVVEGSLNPSSDTPTHVVLYKAFPEIGGVVHTHSTFATAWAQAGKDIPNIGTTHADYFHDAIPCTADMTAEEVKGAYERETGEVIVRRFEGLNPVHTPGVLVKNHGPFAWGKDANEAVHNAVVMEQVAKMACFSYLINPQLTMNPLLVEKHFSRKHGPNAYYGQKK, encoded by the coding sequence ATGTTAGAAGCGCTAAAGGAGAAAGTTTTTCAAGCGAACTTAGATTTGGTAAAACATGGATTGGTCATTTTTACCTGGGGAAACGTGTCGGCCATTGACCGGGAAAGTAATTTGGTGGTTATCAAACCCAGCGGAGTTTCTTATGAGACCATGAAAGCCGAAGATATGGTAGTGGTCGATCTGGAAGGAAAGGTAGTAGAAGGCAGTTTGAATCCTTCGAGTGATACGCCTACCCACGTCGTGTTGTATAAGGCTTTTCCTGAAATCGGTGGCGTTGTCCATACCCATTCTACATTTGCTACTGCCTGGGCACAGGCCGGCAAGGATATTCCGAACATCGGAACGACTCATGCCGATTATTTCCATGATGCGATTCCCTGCACGGCAGACATGACAGCCGAAGAAGTGAAAGGTGCTTACGAACGGGAAACCGGCGAAGTGATCGTCCGTCGTTTTGAAGGTTTGAATCCGGTGCATACACCGGGTGTTCTGGTAAAGAACCATGGTCCTTTTGCTTGGGGAAAAGACGCGAACGAGGCCGTTCATAATGCCGTCGTAATGGAACAGGTAGCCAAGATGGCTTGCTTCTCATACCTGATCAACCCGCAACTGACGATGAATCCGCTGCTGGTTGAAAAGCATTTCAGCCGCAAGCATGGCCCGAATGCTTATTATGGACAAAAGAAATAA
- the rodA gene encoding rod shape-determining protein RodA: MGYSSRDSWKSIDWITVLLYVIMIVAGWVTICGASYEYDMDKLFALSSRPVNQLIWMGISLCVAFAILMIERDFYEVFSYLIYGGIILLLVATIFLAPDIKGSRSWLVLGPIRLQPAEFAKFATALAVARLMGTYGFELTRYKNFLMVLGLIFLPMVCILLQKETGSALVYLAFFLMLYREGMSGYFLLAGVCAVVYFVTGMKYADVMMGETPLGIFLVSLLVLCITVLLVYIEKKNKLAVQIISYTSLGVLGVSGLVSYYFPFNLNWVVLSLLGLTVLYLIYLSIHSWVWNYVLIGFFALASIGFLFSVNYVFTDILEPHQQIRIKVSLGLEDDPSGAGYNVNQSKIAIGSGGFSGKGFLNGTQTKLKYVPEQDTDFIFCTVGEEQGFVGATAVLLLFAVFILRLVALAERQDSVFARVYGYSVASIFLFHLAINIGMVTGLTPVIGIPLPFFSYGGSSLLGFTILLFIFIRLDATRKEH, from the coding sequence ATGGGTTATAGTAGTAGAGATAGTTGGAAGTCGATCGACTGGATAACAGTCCTGTTATATGTGATCATGATTGTGGCTGGCTGGGTTACTATCTGTGGTGCCAGTTATGAATATGATATGGACAAACTGTTTGCCTTATCGAGCCGTCCGGTGAATCAGCTGATCTGGATGGGAATTTCTTTATGTGTCGCTTTTGCTATTCTGATGATAGAGCGCGACTTCTATGAGGTCTTTTCCTATTTGATTTATGGTGGTATCATTCTGTTGCTTGTGGCGACGATTTTCCTCGCTCCCGATATCAAAGGCTCTCGATCGTGGCTGGTACTAGGACCCATCCGGTTGCAGCCCGCCGAATTTGCCAAGTTCGCTACTGCTTTGGCTGTCGCCCGACTGATGGGAACGTACGGGTTCGAACTGACCCGGTATAAGAACTTTCTGATGGTATTGGGATTGATTTTCCTGCCGATGGTCTGTATTCTCTTACAGAAAGAAACCGGTTCTGCTTTGGTGTATTTAGCTTTCTTCCTGATGCTTTACCGGGAAGGAATGTCGGGCTATTTCCTATTGGCTGGGGTTTGTGCCGTTGTCTATTTCGTAACGGGAATGAAGTATGCGGACGTGATGATGGGTGAAACACCGTTGGGAATTTTCCTGGTTTCTCTTTTGGTGTTGTGTATTACCGTCCTGCTGGTCTATATTGAAAAGAAAAACAAACTGGCTGTACAGATTATATCGTACACTTCGTTAGGTGTATTAGGTGTGTCCGGTCTGGTTTCCTATTATTTCCCGTTTAATCTGAATTGGGTCGTGCTGTCATTGTTGGGACTGACAGTGCTGTATCTGATTTATCTTTCCATACATTCTTGGGTATGGAATTACGTGCTGATCGGCTTTTTTGCCTTGGCTTCAATCGGTTTCCTCTTTTCTGTCAATTATGTCTTTACCGATATACTGGAGCCACATCAGCAGATTCGTATCAAAGTATCTTTGGGTTTGGAAGATGATCCCAGTGGCGCCGGCTATAATGTGAATCAGTCGAAGATAGCCATTGGCTCTGGAGGCTTTTCGGGAAAAGGCTTTTTGAATGGAACGCAGACCAAGTTGAAATATGTGCCGGAACAGGATACAGATTTTATCTTTTGTACAGTAGGAGAAGAGCAGGGCTTTGTGGGTGCGACGGCCGTATTGCTTTTATTTGCTGTCTTTATTCTTCGTCTCGTTGCACTGGCCGAACGGCAGGATAGCGTTTTTGCCCGTGTATATGGTTACTCGGTGGCTTCCATCTTTCTTTTCCACCTGGCCATTAATATCGGAATGGTAACCGGACTGACGCCGGTCATCGGCATTCCGTTGCCTTTCTTCAGCTATGGCGGATCTTCTTTATTGGGATTTACGATTCTGCTCTTTATCTTTATTCGCTTGGATGCGACCCGGAAGGAACATTAG
- the araA gene encoding L-arabinose isomerase translates to MNSFDQFEVWFVTGAQLLYGGDAVIAVDAHSNEMVAGLNASGNLPVKVVYKGTVNSAKEVTAAFKAANNDDKCIGVITWMHTFSPAKMWIHGLQELKKPLLHFHTQYNKEIPWDTMDMDFMNLNQSAHGDREFGHICARMRKNRKVVVGHWQDEAAQKKIAAWMRVCAAWADAQDMLILRFGDQMNNVAVTDGDKVAAEQTLGYHVDYCPINDLMVYYRAVEDADTKALVEQYWAEYDHDPKLEEPGTEAYTKVWNSAKAEIALRRLLKDKGAKGFTTNFDDLGEFDQIPGLASQRLMKEGYGFGAEGDWKTAALYRTMWFMSQGMPKGCSFLEDYTLNFDGEKSAILQAHMLEVCPLIAEHKPKLEVHRLSIGIDSETARLVFTSKQGEGVAATIVDMGNRFRMIVNVVDCIKSKPLPKLPVASALWIPQPNFEVGAGAWILAGGTHHTSFSFDLSVEYLQDYAEIAGIEIVVIDKNTTIENFKKELRMNEIYYMLNKSLC, encoded by the coding sequence ATGAATTCATTTGATCAATTTGAAGTTTGGTTTGTAACAGGTGCACAATTATTGTATGGTGGCGATGCTGTAATTGCCGTTGATGCACATAGTAATGAAATGGTAGCCGGCTTGAATGCCAGCGGAAATCTGCCTGTCAAGGTGGTTTATAAAGGAACCGTCAATTCGGCAAAGGAAGTAACGGCTGCATTTAAAGCTGCCAACAACGACGATAAATGTATCGGTGTAATTACCTGGATGCACACGTTCTCTCCAGCTAAGATGTGGATTCATGGATTGCAGGAATTGAAGAAACCGCTGTTGCATTTCCATACGCAATATAATAAGGAAATTCCTTGGGACACGATGGATATGGATTTCATGAACCTGAACCAGTCGGCTCACGGCGACCGCGAATTCGGTCATATCTGTGCCCGGATGCGTAAGAACCGTAAAGTAGTTGTTGGCCATTGGCAGGATGAAGCTGCTCAGAAGAAAATCGCTGCTTGGATGCGTGTCTGCGCTGCCTGGGCTGATGCACAGGATATGCTGATTCTCCGCTTCGGCGATCAGATGAATAATGTAGCCGTAACCGATGGTGATAAGGTAGCTGCCGAACAGACTTTGGGTTATCACGTTGATTATTGCCCGATCAATGACCTGATGGTTTACTATCGTGCCGTTGAGGATGCTGATACGAAAGCATTGGTTGAACAATACTGGGCAGAATATGATCATGATCCGAAACTGGAAGAACCGGGAACGGAAGCTTATACCAAAGTTTGGAATTCGGCTAAGGCTGAAATCGCTTTGCGCCGCCTGTTGAAAGACAAAGGGGCCAAAGGTTTTACCACCAACTTCGATGATCTGGGTGAATTCGATCAGATCCCGGGCTTGGCTTCTCAGCGTTTGATGAAGGAAGGTTATGGATTTGGTGCTGAAGGCGACTGGAAAACAGCTGCTTTGTACCGCACGATGTGGTTTATGAGCCAGGGCATGCCGAAGGGATGTTCGTTCCTGGAAGATTATACATTGAACTTCGACGGCGAGAAGAGTGCTATTCTGCAGGCTCACATGCTGGAAGTTTGTCCGCTGATTGCCGAGCACAAACCGAAACTGGAAGTTCATCGCCTGAGTATTGGTATCGACAGCGAAACAGCTCGTCTGGTATTTACCAGCAAGCAGGGCGAAGGTGTTGCCGCTACGATTGTCGACATGGGCAACCGCTTCCGTATGATCGTCAATGTAGTAGATTGCATCAAGAGCAAACCACTGCCTAAACTGCCGGTAGCTTCGGCTTTGTGGATTCCGCAACCGAACTTCGAAGTAGGTGCTGGAGCCTGGATTCTGGCCGGTGGTACACATCATACCAGCTTCTCGTTCGACTTGTCGGTTGAATATCTGCAGGATTATGCTGAAATAGCCGGCATTGAAATCGTTGTCATCGACAAGAATACGACGATCGAGAACTTTAAGAAAGAACTTCGCATGAATGAAATATATTACATGCTGAATAAATCTCTTTGCTGA
- the mreC gene encoding rod shape-determining protein MreC, which produces MKKLLDFLLRKKHWFLFIIFEVISIVLVYQNNSYQRSVLINSGNIVSGYLGSIYGDITSYFNLKEVNRSLQKANGEMEMKILELQEQLDVMQADTVTFHGAVCDSIHNFPYKFIMAEVANNSFVQLSNYITLNKGRVDGISPDMGVVSDRGVVGVVSQVSDHFAVVIPLLNPKSRLSCKVFGNNNFGYLTWDGRDASYATLEELPKHSEFNKGDTIVTSGYSAIFPPGLIVGTIEEFYTGHDDNFYSLKVRLATSFQTLQHVRVIQNFRQEEQINLEREAKKNDQ; this is translated from the coding sequence ATGAAGAAATTGCTTGACTTTTTATTAAGGAAAAAGCATTGGTTTTTATTCATTATATTTGAGGTAATTTCTATCGTATTAGTTTATCAGAATAATTCCTATCAGCGGAGTGTTCTGATTAATTCGGGTAATATTGTTTCTGGTTATTTAGGTTCTATATATGGTGATATCACCTCCTATTTCAATTTGAAGGAAGTTAATCGTTCCTTGCAAAAGGCAAATGGTGAGATGGAAATGAAAATTCTGGAATTGCAGGAACAGTTGGATGTCATGCAAGCCGATACTGTCACATTTCATGGTGCTGTATGTGATTCTATCCATAATTTCCCTTACAAATTCATCATGGCAGAAGTAGCAAACAACAGTTTTGTCCAGCTGTCAAATTATATTACCTTAAATAAAGGTCGTGTGGATGGTATTTCTCCTGATATGGGTGTGGTTTCAGATCGAGGTGTTGTAGGTGTTGTTTCTCAAGTTTCAGACCATTTCGCTGTTGTTATACCTTTGTTGAATCCAAAATCCAGATTAAGTTGTAAAGTTTTTGGTAATAATAATTTTGGCTATCTTACTTGGGATGGACGGGATGCTTCGTATGCCACTTTGGAAGAATTACCAAAACATTCGGAATTCAATAAAGGCGATACAATCGTTACAAGTGGATATTCTGCTATTTTCCCTCCTGGACTAATTGTTGGAACAATAGAAGAGTTTTATACGGGTCATGATGATAACTTTTATTCTTTGAAGGTTCGGCTGGCAACTTCGTTTCAGACTTTGCAGCATGTGCGTGTTATTCAGAATTTCAGACAGGAAGAACAAATCAACTTAGAAAGAGAGGCGAAGAAAAATGATCAATAA
- a CDS encoding TlpA family protein disulfide reductase → MKNVGCLITLFLLCFIAGNCSAQKEEKKSLIIINDRFFEEKPEPFPCGKPIQIGNLHDSILGKISITKYEGMSEEAKQLAIPTNKVEKGEAILQAAQQVRLLTVIPQCPSIQYTVGDVFPDFSLRDMQGKNWTNEQLKGKKTVINFWFTGCGPCRNEMPELGRWVKQFPKVTFLAITFQKTEQIQQLVAEQHFYFHQLVEGGELIKELGIQSYPTTFVLDENNRIERIEIGTTPLQRRNILKHIQ, encoded by the coding sequence ATGAAAAACGTTGGTTGCTTAATAACTCTGTTTCTGCTCTGTTTCATTGCCGGAAACTGTAGCGCACAAAAAGAAGAGAAAAAATCTCTGATCATTATCAACGACAGATTCTTCGAGGAAAAACCGGAACCCTTTCCTTGCGGAAAACCGATACAAATAGGAAACCTACATGATTCGATTCTAGGGAAAATCAGTATTACGAAATATGAGGGGATGTCGGAAGAAGCGAAACAACTAGCTATCCCAACTAATAAAGTAGAGAAGGGAGAAGCAATTTTACAAGCGGCTCAACAAGTAAGACTGCTTACCGTCATTCCCCAATGTCCATCCATTCAATATACCGTCGGCGATGTGTTTCCCGACTTCTCACTCCGCGACATGCAAGGAAAAAACTGGACAAACGAGCAGTTGAAAGGGAAAAAGACAGTCATCAACTTCTGGTTCACCGGCTGCGGTCCTTGCCGGAACGAAATGCCCGAATTAGGTCGCTGGGTAAAGCAATTTCCAAAAGTTACCTTCCTAGCGATCACCTTTCAAAAAACCGAACAAATCCAACAACTCGTTGCAGAACAGCATTTCTATTTTCACCAGCTTGTAGAAGGAGGAGAACTTATCAAAGAACTGGGAATCCAATCATACCCGACAACCTTTGTATTAGATGAAAACAACCGAATCGAACGGATTGAAATCGGAACCACGCCGCTTCAACGCAGAAATATCCTTAAACATATTCAATAA